The following coding sequences lie in one Streptomyces sp. NBC_00510 genomic window:
- a CDS encoding winged helix-turn-helix domain-containing protein: MIDRTRAMWPQIADVIIERIADGTYPPGSKVPSVVQIAAEFGVVNSTAQRAMERVRAQGLTRSEKGMGTYVLRPEERDQP, translated from the coding sequence ATGATCGATCGCACCCGGGCCATGTGGCCGCAGATCGCTGACGTGATCATTGAGCGGATCGCGGACGGCACCTATCCGCCTGGCAGCAAGGTCCCCAGCGTGGTGCAGATTGCGGCTGAGTTCGGTGTGGTCAACTCGACGGCGCAGCGTGCGATGGAGCGGGTACGTGCTCAGGGGCTGACGCGCTCCGAGAAGGGCATGGGCACGTACGTGTTGAGACCGGAGGAGCGGGATCAGCCGTAG
- a CDS encoding DUF2075 domain-containing protein encodes MLLRASARTVAVMAHDGSLLHHLTERFVHMHGYRPGPSEARSWERSIPVLAAALNDAGLGDVEIMLEYALPLNSKRADAVLAGLHPVSGEPSYVVVELKQWSQATPHDDDPELCHVDAYARPVLNPIEQVRRYCEYLVNFNGAVAEHPERVSGVAYLHNATEFGVSGLRDIEREGRGQLFTAGSRGAFLDYLRTKLSDKHSGARAADELQDGKTVPSKQLMAVAAQEVREREQFVLLDEQQVAYRMVLNAVRKAKHSDRKEVVVVTGGPGTGKSVIALSLLGELYRQGAPALHATGSQSFTKTMRKVAGARKREVQDLFKYFNSFMTAEKNTLDVVICDEAHRIRETSANRYTSAAHRTGRPQIDELIDVARVPVFLLDEHQVVRPGEMGTVAEITAAAARKGLECHVVPLDSQFRCGGSDAYLRWVVRLLGLEPSGSVTWEPDDRMQLLVTDSPQEMEAFLEDRRAKGYGARMSAGYCWPWSPEPKPGDPLPADVVIGDWARPWNLRGERAISGAPPSALWATDPTGFGQIGCVYTAQGFEYDWSGVIIGPDLVWRTDRWVTDRTKSKDPVFKKSTPDADVDRLIRNTYKVLLTRGMVGTVVYSTDPETRDKLRELVGLERQAAAV; translated from the coding sequence TTGTTGCTCCGCGCGTCAGCCAGGACGGTCGCCGTCATGGCCCATGACGGATCGCTCCTCCATCACCTCACCGAGCGGTTCGTCCATATGCACGGCTACCGCCCCGGGCCTTCCGAGGCCCGCTCCTGGGAGCGCAGCATCCCTGTTCTCGCCGCGGCACTCAATGACGCCGGCCTCGGTGACGTGGAGATCATGCTCGAGTACGCGCTGCCCCTGAACAGCAAGCGCGCCGATGCTGTGCTTGCCGGGCTGCACCCGGTCAGCGGGGAACCCTCCTACGTCGTGGTCGAGCTGAAGCAGTGGAGCCAGGCCACACCGCACGATGACGACCCGGAACTCTGCCACGTCGACGCCTACGCCCGGCCCGTTCTCAACCCCATCGAGCAGGTACGCCGCTATTGCGAGTACCTGGTCAACTTCAACGGAGCGGTCGCTGAGCACCCGGAGCGCGTCAGCGGAGTCGCGTACCTGCACAACGCGACCGAGTTCGGCGTGAGCGGACTGCGCGACATCGAACGCGAAGGCCGGGGACAGTTGTTCACCGCCGGTAGTCGAGGAGCGTTCCTCGACTACCTCCGGACCAAGTTGAGCGACAAACATTCCGGCGCCCGCGCGGCCGACGAGCTCCAGGACGGCAAGACGGTCCCGTCCAAGCAACTGATGGCCGTCGCGGCACAGGAAGTGCGCGAGCGTGAGCAGTTCGTACTGCTCGACGAACAGCAGGTCGCCTACCGCATGGTGCTCAACGCCGTACGCAAGGCGAAGCACTCCGACCGCAAGGAGGTCGTGGTCGTCACCGGCGGACCTGGAACCGGCAAGAGCGTCATCGCGCTGTCCCTGCTGGGAGAGCTGTACCGGCAGGGTGCCCCAGCACTGCACGCCACCGGTTCTCAGTCGTTCACCAAGACGATGCGCAAGGTCGCGGGCGCCCGCAAGCGTGAGGTGCAAGACCTCTTCAAGTACTTCAACAGCTTCATGACGGCAGAGAAGAACACCCTGGACGTGGTGATCTGCGACGAGGCCCACCGTATCCGGGAGACCTCGGCGAATCGCTACACTTCGGCTGCCCACCGCACCGGCAGACCGCAGATCGACGAGCTCATTGACGTCGCCCGCGTCCCCGTCTTCCTGCTCGACGAGCACCAGGTGGTACGCCCCGGCGAGATGGGCACGGTGGCCGAGATCACGGCGGCCGCTGCCCGCAAGGGGCTCGAGTGCCATGTCGTTCCGCTGGACAGCCAGTTCCGCTGCGGCGGCAGCGACGCATACCTGAGGTGGGTGGTGCGGCTCCTCGGGCTGGAGCCCAGTGGTTCGGTGACGTGGGAGCCCGACGACCGCATGCAACTCCTCGTCACCGACAGCCCACAGGAGATGGAGGCGTTCCTCGAAGACCGCCGCGCGAAGGGTTACGGGGCTCGCATGTCCGCCGGCTACTGCTGGCCGTGGTCCCCGGAGCCCAAGCCCGGCGATCCGCTCCCCGCGGACGTCGTGATCGGCGACTGGGCCCGCCCCTGGAACCTGCGAGGCGAACGCGCCATCTCCGGGGCGCCCCCGTCCGCACTCTGGGCGACGGACCCGACCGGCTTCGGCCAGATCGGCTGCGTCTACACCGCACAGGGCTTCGAGTACGACTGGTCCGGGGTCATCATCGGCCCCGACCTGGTCTGGCGCACGGACCGCTGGGTCACTGACCGTACGAAGTCCAAGGACCCGGTCTTCAAGAAGTCCACGCCCGACGCCGACGTGGACCGACTAATCCGAAATACATACAAGGTCCTGCTCACGCGCGGCATGGTCGGCACGGTGGTGTACTCGACGGACCCGGAGACGCGGGACAAGCTGCGCGAGCTGGTGGGCCTGGAGCGACAGGCTGCCGCCGTGTGA
- a CDS encoding Swt1 family HEPN domain-containing protein — translation MALTNNEKVLRSFDQLLEGMRPWVDMRMSAQAPTGKDWIELIAAEDEAKFGTAKAYSRDDVRFLLRMVTERWKVFEKDLSRPQSALASELRETANAAHHGQKFSSDDTYRALDTIERLLTVIGASDEADTVAKMRMEHQREVFEKQTRNRLTREAQAVKVAGMQAGTAIKPWREVIRPHADVIRGQFSAAEFAADLYAVAHGHTAAPEYLNPAEFFSRTYLTSGLSDLLTRALKRLSGDAGASPVINLQTQFGGGKTHSMLALYHLFSDGLATSALSQAVQDVVHASLPTAEGDPLRSLDVKRVTLVGTKLSPSQPIIKDDGTQVRTIWGELAWQLGGRQAFDRVAMADATGTDPGDALDAVVRDVVAGGKSVLILIDEWVAYARQLVGRDDLPGGSFATQHTFAQHLTELAKSIPGVMLVVSIPASDSLDNGGGGSALEVGGPNGHVALETLQHTIGRNADDWRPANNIESFEIVRRRLFEEPNAVALADIAAVAKQYVKYYQENTGFFPRETTTGEYEQRIRAAYPIHPELFDRLYEDWSTLPKFQRTRGVLRLMSVVINSLWAANDTTPLITPGAVPVHDTQVFSEITKYLDDNWKPVVDKDVDGEGATPVQIDRERPSFGQRALTRRVARSVFIATVPTLRSAHKGVDIQQLRLGTAVPGDVINHIGDARALLGQRATYFYEDGDRSWYDLAASVSRVAADRAAGYSEADVWATIVERLKSTEKAPKASFGAVHAAPLDTGDIPDSEVLKLVVLHPKFTWGKDASTATDFAARLLREAGTGQRQRRNMLVMVAADRDTYPELEGVVREYRAWQSIADEAEELELSAQQRKQSVTRARQLDAAVDDRVRAAFTAALIPTELPGQKPTISFTRVAKDGGSLAERVTAALKAKGWITPVLGATLVRMALEGALANAWSKGHVRFGDLWSWYTQYPYLKRLPNRQVLEQAVLSAADVLLWQQDAFALADGYDETTDDYQNLWIHGDKPEPSFVTDGTLLVQPARAVAQRARVVATPPIEPVTPADGDNGNEGSTPPPGPGAIVPTPGPGSQPPMPPVKKVTRRFWGVKTLSPNRPAADFANIQQEVLAHLEAADGVQLEVRIEITATTTDGFTEQQVRTVRENAAQLKFEDSGFEEH, via the coding sequence ATGGCGCTGACGAACAATGAGAAGGTGCTGCGCAGCTTCGACCAGCTGCTCGAAGGCATGCGGCCGTGGGTCGATATGCGTATGTCCGCCCAGGCGCCGACCGGCAAGGACTGGATCGAGCTGATCGCCGCTGAGGACGAGGCAAAGTTCGGCACAGCCAAGGCGTACTCGCGGGACGACGTGCGGTTCCTGCTGCGCATGGTCACGGAGAGGTGGAAGGTCTTCGAGAAGGACCTCTCGCGCCCGCAGTCCGCGTTGGCTTCCGAGCTGCGGGAGACAGCGAACGCGGCTCACCACGGACAGAAGTTCTCCTCGGACGACACCTACCGTGCCCTGGACACGATCGAGCGTCTGCTGACGGTCATCGGTGCCAGCGACGAGGCCGATACGGTCGCAAAGATGCGCATGGAGCACCAGCGGGAAGTCTTCGAGAAGCAGACCCGAAACCGGCTGACGCGTGAAGCGCAGGCGGTCAAGGTGGCCGGCATGCAGGCCGGTACGGCTATCAAGCCGTGGCGTGAAGTCATCCGGCCGCACGCTGACGTGATCCGCGGGCAGTTCTCCGCCGCAGAGTTCGCCGCCGACCTGTACGCGGTGGCCCATGGTCACACAGCGGCGCCGGAGTATCTGAACCCGGCTGAGTTCTTCTCCCGCACCTATCTCACCAGTGGCCTGTCCGACCTGCTGACTCGTGCCCTCAAGCGCCTCTCCGGGGACGCCGGCGCAAGCCCGGTGATAAATCTGCAGACCCAGTTCGGTGGCGGCAAGACCCACTCGATGCTGGCCCTGTACCACCTGTTCTCCGACGGCCTGGCCACGAGCGCACTGTCTCAGGCCGTGCAGGACGTCGTGCATGCCTCACTGCCCACGGCCGAAGGTGACCCGCTGAGGTCCTTGGACGTGAAGCGGGTCACCTTGGTGGGCACGAAGCTCTCCCCGAGCCAGCCGATCATCAAGGACGACGGCACGCAGGTGCGCACGATCTGGGGGGAGCTGGCCTGGCAGCTCGGAGGCCGTCAGGCGTTCGACCGCGTCGCCATGGCGGATGCGACCGGCACCGACCCCGGCGACGCACTGGACGCCGTCGTACGCGACGTCGTCGCCGGCGGCAAGAGTGTGCTGATCCTGATCGACGAGTGGGTGGCCTACGCCCGCCAGCTCGTGGGGCGCGACGACCTGCCCGGCGGATCCTTCGCCACGCAGCACACCTTCGCCCAGCACCTGACCGAGCTGGCCAAATCCATCCCGGGCGTGATGCTCGTGGTGTCCATCCCTGCCTCCGACTCCCTGGACAACGGGGGCGGCGGCTCGGCACTGGAGGTGGGTGGTCCTAACGGGCACGTCGCTCTGGAGACCCTGCAGCACACCATCGGCCGCAACGCCGACGACTGGCGGCCGGCCAACAACATCGAGTCCTTCGAGATCGTGCGGCGGCGCCTGTTCGAAGAACCCAACGCCGTGGCTCTGGCGGACATCGCCGCGGTGGCCAAGCAGTACGTGAAGTACTACCAGGAGAACACCGGGTTCTTCCCGCGCGAGACAACCACCGGCGAATACGAACAGCGCATCCGAGCGGCGTACCCGATCCACCCAGAACTGTTCGACCGGCTCTACGAGGACTGGTCGACGCTGCCGAAGTTCCAGCGCACCCGCGGCGTGCTGCGTCTGATGAGCGTGGTCATCAACTCGTTGTGGGCCGCCAATGACACCACACCGCTCATCACTCCTGGCGCCGTGCCCGTCCACGACACCCAGGTCTTCAGCGAGATCACCAAGTATCTCGACGACAACTGGAAGCCGGTGGTGGACAAGGACGTCGACGGCGAGGGGGCCACCCCCGTTCAGATCGACCGCGAGCGTCCGTCGTTCGGGCAGCGAGCCCTTACCAGGCGTGTCGCCCGGTCGGTGTTCATCGCGACCGTCCCGACGCTGCGCTCGGCGCACAAGGGCGTGGACATCCAGCAGCTCCGCCTGGGCACGGCAGTGCCCGGCGACGTCATCAACCACATCGGTGACGCCCGCGCTCTGCTGGGCCAGCGTGCCACCTACTTCTACGAAGACGGCGATCGCTCCTGGTACGACCTGGCTGCTTCGGTCTCCCGTGTGGCCGCCGACCGCGCAGCCGGCTACAGCGAGGCCGACGTATGGGCCACGATCGTCGAACGCCTCAAGTCCACGGAGAAGGCACCCAAGGCTTCCTTCGGCGCAGTGCATGCGGCGCCTCTCGACACCGGGGACATCCCCGATTCCGAGGTGCTCAAGCTCGTTGTCCTGCATCCGAAATTCACCTGGGGCAAGGACGCCTCCACCGCCACGGACTTCGCCGCGCGTCTCCTGCGGGAGGCAGGCACCGGGCAGCGGCAGCGCCGCAACATGCTGGTCATGGTCGCCGCCGATCGCGACACCTACCCCGAGCTCGAAGGAGTGGTGCGCGAGTACCGGGCTTGGCAGTCCATCGCCGACGAGGCCGAGGAGCTCGAGCTCAGCGCCCAGCAGCGCAAGCAGTCCGTCACCCGCGCACGCCAGCTGGACGCGGCCGTCGACGATCGCGTTCGCGCAGCCTTCACCGCAGCGCTGATCCCGACCGAGCTGCCCGGCCAGAAGCCGACCATCTCCTTCACCCGTGTCGCCAAGGACGGTGGTTCCCTCGCCGAGCGCGTCACCGCGGCGCTCAAGGCCAAGGGCTGGATCACCCCGGTGCTCGGGGCCACGCTCGTGCGCATGGCTCTGGAAGGTGCCCTGGCCAACGCCTGGAGCAAGGGGCACGTGAGGTTCGGCGACCTGTGGTCCTGGTACACGCAGTACCCCTACCTCAAGCGCCTGCCTAACCGGCAAGTGCTCGAGCAGGCCGTACTCAGCGCTGCCGATGTCCTCCTCTGGCAACAGGACGCCTTCGCCCTCGCCGATGGCTACGACGAGACCACCGACGATTACCAGAACCTCTGGATTCACGGCGACAAGCCCGAGCCCAGCTTCGTCACCGACGGCACACTCCTCGTCCAGCCGGCACGAGCAGTCGCCCAACGTGCACGAGTCGTCGCCACCCCACCGATCGAACCGGTCACCCCGGCGGACGGCGACAACGGCAATGAAGGCAGCACCCCGCCCCCCGGCCCAGGCGCCATCGTGCCTACTCCGGGCCCCGGCTCTCAGCCTCCGATGCCTCCGGTCAAGAAAGTCACGCGCAGGTTCTGGGGCGTCAAGACCCTCAGCCCCAACCGCCCTGCCGCCGATTTCGCCAACATCCAGCAGGAAGTCCTCGCACACCTCGAGGCCGCCGACGGCGTCCAGCTCGAGGTCCGCATCGAAATCACCGCAACCACCACCGACGGATTCACCGAACAGCAGGTGCGCACCGTCCGAGAGAATGCCGCACAGCTAAAGTTTGAAGACAGCGGGTTCGAAGAGCACTAG
- a CDS encoding DUF1156 domain-containing protein, protein MNTAVQPGTPSGSVPRRKLIEVSLPLEDINAESAREKSIRHGHPSTLHLWWARRPLAAARAVLFAQLVDDPSSHPELFPTEEEQKVERERLHGIIRKLVKWDNASNEGLYREAREEIFKSTRGNPPAILDPFAGGGTIPLEAQRLGLEAHASDLNPVPVLINKALIEIPSKFAGQPPVFPGAAEARMGPWPRAKGLAEDVRRYGAWMCDRAQESIGHLYPKAQVPLLGPDKKFTGKLAEATVIAWIWARTVTCPNPACGIRMPLVRTWWLGKKKGNEAYVVPIVVDDATAPGGRRVEFSIEHDPKQAPTATEDGTVGRKGANCVACGTTVELKYIRLESRAKRMFAQLVAIVADRDRRRIYLESTGEHVAAADLPTPDGIPAGGISNWPGRINVHTYGLTEWTELFTKRQLTAMTTFSDLAVEVRERVLADALAAGLPRGERLANSGDSAEAYADAVATYLAFALSKFAARNNTMCTWEAPMNRLRGSFQRQAIPMTWDFAEAHPLEEYGGGFTSVVTSEAEVLDGMPAARVTGSAQQADAAGRSYDGFLISTDPPYYDNIDYSDLSDFFYVWLRRSLRSVHPNLFGTMLVPKAEELVANPYRHGGKEQAEAFFEKGFERVFWNARQSASAEYPITVFYAFKQAELEKEGVASTGWSTFLDGMIRSGWTITATWPVRSELPNRMISVGMNALASSIVLALRPREEAASATDRAGFLVALHNDLDAALPKIREGAIAPADLRQTILGPGMAVFSRYSRVLEDDGSAMSVKTALALINQTFDALQNEHDGELDADTRFCLDWFRSYGWDTRLYGDAESMATPLGLSVDGIARGGVLTSGGGKVALIKPQDLDPQWDPARDDRLSLWEVTCHLARAYAAEGREEAARLMAGVRGRIDLDEVNRLATRLYELMESQDSSTAGLFNGLGGGWADVSATSSTIRPAAVAETLFGEEI, encoded by the coding sequence GTGAATACCGCAGTGCAGCCCGGAACGCCGTCAGGTTCTGTCCCTCGACGCAAGCTCATCGAGGTCTCCCTTCCGCTGGAAGACATCAACGCCGAGTCCGCCCGCGAGAAGTCGATCCGCCACGGGCACCCCTCCACGCTGCACCTGTGGTGGGCCCGCCGGCCGCTGGCGGCGGCCCGGGCGGTGCTGTTCGCCCAGCTCGTCGACGACCCTTCCAGCCACCCGGAACTGTTCCCCACCGAGGAGGAGCAGAAGGTAGAGCGTGAGCGGCTGCACGGGATCATCCGCAAGTTGGTGAAATGGGACAATGCCTCCAATGAGGGACTGTATCGGGAAGCACGCGAGGAGATCTTCAAGAGCACGAGGGGGAACCCGCCGGCAATCTTGGATCCGTTCGCAGGTGGCGGCACGATCCCGTTGGAGGCGCAGCGCCTCGGCCTGGAGGCTCACGCCAGTGACCTCAACCCCGTGCCCGTACTGATCAACAAGGCGCTCATCGAGATCCCGTCCAAGTTTGCAGGTCAGCCGCCCGTGTTTCCAGGGGCTGCAGAGGCTCGCATGGGGCCTTGGCCGCGCGCCAAAGGTCTTGCAGAGGACGTCCGCCGCTACGGCGCCTGGATGTGCGACCGAGCGCAGGAGAGTATCGGGCACCTGTACCCCAAGGCGCAGGTGCCTTTGCTGGGACCCGATAAGAAATTCACTGGGAAGCTCGCCGAAGCCACTGTCATCGCGTGGATCTGGGCCCGGACGGTGACCTGCCCGAACCCAGCGTGCGGCATCCGGATGCCGCTGGTGCGTACCTGGTGGCTCGGCAAGAAGAAGGGCAACGAAGCTTACGTAGTCCCCATCGTCGTGGATGACGCCACCGCGCCCGGCGGGCGGAGGGTGGAATTTAGCATCGAGCATGACCCGAAGCAGGCACCGACTGCCACTGAAGATGGCACAGTAGGACGCAAGGGGGCGAACTGTGTCGCTTGCGGCACAACGGTGGAACTCAAGTACATTCGCCTTGAGAGCCGCGCCAAACGCATGTTCGCCCAACTCGTGGCAATTGTAGCCGATCGAGACCGTAGGCGTATCTATCTTGAGTCAACCGGCGAGCACGTTGCCGCAGCAGATCTGCCCACGCCCGACGGCATCCCCGCTGGTGGAATTTCCAACTGGCCTGGCCGAATCAACGTCCACACGTATGGTTTGACCGAGTGGACGGAGTTGTTCACGAAGCGTCAACTTACCGCCATGACCACGTTTAGCGACCTTGCCGTCGAGGTCCGTGAGCGTGTCCTAGCCGATGCGTTGGCGGCGGGCCTTCCCCGCGGTGAGCGCCTGGCCAACAGCGGCGATAGCGCGGAAGCATACGCGGATGCAGTAGCTACTTACCTCGCATTCGCCCTAAGCAAGTTTGCTGCACGCAATAACACCATGTGCACCTGGGAAGCTCCAATGAACCGGCTTCGCGGGTCGTTTCAACGTCAGGCAATCCCAATGACTTGGGACTTCGCCGAAGCACACCCGTTGGAGGAATACGGCGGAGGATTCACCTCCGTAGTGACCTCCGAAGCTGAAGTTCTTGATGGAATGCCTGCCGCACGGGTCACTGGATCGGCGCAACAGGCGGACGCCGCGGGTCGGTCCTACGATGGTTTCCTTATTTCAACCGACCCTCCGTACTACGACAACATCGACTACTCAGACCTCTCTGACTTCTTCTATGTTTGGCTCCGTCGATCTCTCCGCAGCGTTCATCCGAACCTTTTCGGGACGATGCTCGTCCCGAAAGCAGAGGAACTCGTCGCTAACCCCTACAGGCACGGCGGAAAAGAGCAGGCAGAGGCTTTCTTCGAGAAGGGCTTCGAACGTGTCTTCTGGAACGCTCGACAGTCCGCATCTGCCGAATATCCAATTACCGTATTCTACGCCTTCAAGCAGGCAGAGCTGGAAAAGGAGGGCGTCGCAAGCACGGGGTGGTCAACGTTCCTGGACGGAATGATTAGATCTGGCTGGACCATCACCGCAACTTGGCCTGTTCGATCTGAACTACCAAATCGTATGATCTCCGTCGGGATGAACGCGCTAGCTTCATCTATCGTGCTAGCTTTGCGGCCTCGAGAAGAGGCAGCGTCTGCGACTGATCGCGCCGGTTTCCTTGTTGCTCTCCACAACGATTTGGATGCGGCCCTTCCAAAGATCCGCGAGGGCGCAATTGCGCCAGCGGACCTGCGCCAGACGATCCTGGGCCCAGGTATGGCGGTTTTCTCCCGCTACTCTCGTGTGTTGGAGGACGACGGTTCCGCCATGTCGGTGAAGACCGCGCTTGCGTTGATCAATCAGACGTTCGATGCCCTGCAGAATGAGCATGACGGCGAACTCGACGCCGACACCCGATTCTGTCTGGACTGGTTCCGCTCCTACGGCTGGGATACCCGCCTCTACGGTGACGCTGAGTCCATGGCTACGCCACTGGGTCTGTCAGTGGACGGGATCGCCCGTGGCGGGGTGCTCACCTCTGGCGGAGGCAAGGTCGCGCTGATCAAGCCACAGGATCTCGACCCCCAGTGGGATCCGGCTCGCGATGACCGTCTGTCGTTGTGGGAGGTCACCTGCCACCTGGCCCGCGCGTACGCGGCCGAGGGGCGTGAGGAGGCCGCCAGGCTCATGGCCGGGGTAAGGGGGCGGATAGACCTGGACGAGGTCAACCGCCTGGCCACCCGCCTGTATGAGCTGATGGAGTCTCAGGACTCCTCGACCGCTGGCTTGTTCAATGGGCTCGGAGGGGGGTGGGCTGATGTCTCCGCGACATCGTCCACGATTCGCCCGGCTGCTGTGGCCGAGACGCTCTTTGGGGAGGAGATCTGA